Proteins from a genomic interval of Psychrobacter urativorans:
- a CDS encoding DUF4112 domain-containing protein, whose translation MVSIRKPTKPTKPIKRPSKTATVNEPAINYQLNLAEQGLTRAQVIAVERKLAKFANVMDSIVRIPFTKQGIGADVALSTMPLVGDLAGLVLTSYAFILGRQLGVPAHKMLPAVKLALIDMVVGVIPVVGTLLDVFIRPSRKTLIIVHQHLQDEYGITETTHMDRPFLHQRLENKQQHSRFWRHPIAAWLYLHIPDMLGVVFIALLAWGLWAVIGWSVSLFGNSTGFG comes from the coding sequence ATGGTTAGTATACGTAAGCCAACTAAACCAACTAAGCCAATTAAGCGACCTAGTAAGACAGCAACCGTTAATGAACCAGCAATAAATTATCAGCTGAATCTGGCTGAACAGGGGCTAACCCGCGCGCAAGTGATTGCTGTTGAACGCAAATTGGCAAAGTTTGCTAATGTGATGGATTCAATCGTGCGTATTCCTTTTACCAAACAAGGCATTGGTGCCGATGTGGCGCTATCCACGATGCCATTAGTAGGGGATTTGGCAGGATTGGTATTGACCAGTTATGCGTTTATATTGGGTCGTCAATTGGGTGTCCCTGCGCATAAGATGCTGCCTGCGGTCAAGCTGGCGCTCATTGATATGGTGGTAGGTGTTATTCCGGTAGTGGGTACTTTGTTGGACGTGTTTATCCGTCCGAGCCGTAAAACTTTGATTATCGTCCATCAGCATTTGCAGGATGAATACGGCATCACTGAAACGACGCATATGGATCGACCATTTTTGCATCAACGATTAGAAAATAAACAGCAGCACAGCCGTTTTTGGCGGCATCCTATCGCTGCTTGGTTGTATTTACATATTCCCGATATGCTCGGTGTTGTGTTCATTGCATTATTGGCTTGGGGATTGTGGGCTGTCATCGGTTGGTCAGTGAGTTTATTTGGCAACAGCACAGGCTTTGGTTAA
- the ubiA gene encoding 4-hydroxybenzoate octaprenyltransferase → MTSSRPPITLTEKLHAYMQLTRFDKPVGIELLLWPTLWGVLLAAMSAAQQQGADIGVMAALPSLKIFIIFALGAILMRAAGCAINDFADRKVDGHVTRTKGRPLADGRLSGREAIAVFLILVLLSASLLLFLPVQVFYWSLGAVFLAFIYPFMKRFTHLPQLFLAAAFGWAIPMAYVAIAGAPDIWCWLLFVAYMCWTVAYDTQYAMADRDDDLKIGVKSTAILFGRFDVVIISLLQTLFLLIMGVVLWHYFAPTSLSIAPVFGLGLVAMMFAKQNNACGSREAASCFHAFLANIWVGRYVFALVAASCIWTSLNG, encoded by the coding sequence ATGACTTCTAGTAGACCACCTATTACCTTAACAGAAAAACTCCATGCCTACATGCAGCTGACGCGCTTTGATAAGCCTGTCGGCATTGAGCTGTTGCTATGGCCGACACTGTGGGGCGTATTGTTAGCAGCGATGAGTGCTGCACAGCAACAAGGTGCTGATATTGGTGTGATGGCTGCACTACCCAGTCTAAAAATCTTTATCATATTTGCCCTTGGCGCTATTTTAATGCGCGCGGCAGGCTGTGCGATTAATGATTTTGCTGACCGTAAAGTCGATGGTCATGTGACCCGTACTAAAGGTCGTCCGCTTGCCGATGGTCGGTTGTCTGGTCGCGAGGCGATTGCGGTGTTTTTAATATTGGTGTTGCTCAGTGCGAGCTTATTATTATTTTTACCCGTTCAAGTGTTTTATTGGTCACTTGGGGCAGTTTTTTTAGCCTTTATTTACCCGTTTATGAAACGCTTTACCCACTTGCCGCAATTATTTTTAGCCGCTGCTTTTGGGTGGGCAATTCCAATGGCGTATGTGGCGATAGCGGGTGCGCCTGATATTTGGTGTTGGTTGTTATTTGTCGCTTATATGTGTTGGACGGTCGCTTACGATACCCAATATGCGATGGCAGATCGCGATGATGATTTAAAGATTGGCGTCAAGTCGACCGCTATATTATTTGGTCGCTTCGATGTGGTGATTATCTCGCTACTACAAACCTTATTCTTACTCATAATGGGTGTGGTGTTATGGCATTATTTTGCGCCAACGTCTTTAAGTATCGCGCCCGTATTCGGTCTGGGATTGGTGGCAATGATGTTTGCTAAGCAAAATAACGCTTGTGGTAGCCGTGAAGCTGCCTCTTGTTTTCACGCATTTTTAGCCAATATTTGGGTAGGGCGATACGTCTTTGCTTTGGTCGCTGCTTCTTGTATTTGGACGAGCTTGAATGGTTAG
- a CDS encoding cryptochrome/photolyase family protein produces MPTTTPVTDHSSVDNINNNKQNATTDTHANPPHYLMWFRRDLRLQDNTALTALCEHANSNNAQVSAVFFCTPAQWQSHTTSLVQVDHIIRTLPKLAQSLEKQLNIPLAVYVCDNFSDCTNTIIEICAAKNMSMVMANYEYEGNEIARDEQLTKQLAKNNVEFIRWHDQCILPPKSITTNDGSMYQVFTPFYKKWRHTLDVSTMQAYEAQTVIANDNLNKNLKPFDSTHASANMTKEIETLGNTVVEGYQLRLQQAGIVNIDNTDSDAQLAHARSAYPAGEVAACHRLDQFIAEDITSYDVSRDVPSLNATSQLSAYLTIGSISARHCYLQATKALDNAASTHANKDSNYSENGDNKDINRWISELAWRDFYRHVLVAKPELIRHYAYNKELDSRINWSYNDEDFKAWCSGKTGVPLVDAAMRCLNATGFMHNRLRMVTAMFLTKDLLIDWRLGERYFMQQLIDGDFASNNGGWQWSASTGTDAAPYFRIMNPFSQAKSHDPDGEFIKTWLPELKDVPANILHSEDKLRAAVTKGGKFSHINYPAPMVNHKIARQLAIAAFKGEN; encoded by the coding sequence ATGCCAACGACTACTCCAGTAACTGACCATAGCAGCGTTGATAATATTAACAATAATAAGCAAAATGCCACTACGGATACCCATGCCAACCCGCCACATTATTTGATGTGGTTTCGTCGTGACTTGCGACTACAGGATAATACCGCGCTAACCGCCCTTTGCGAGCACGCCAACTCAAATAACGCGCAAGTCTCCGCTGTCTTTTTTTGTACGCCTGCACAATGGCAGTCTCACACTACCTCGCTCGTCCAAGTTGACCATATTATTCGCACCTTACCAAAATTGGCGCAAAGCTTAGAGAAACAATTAAACATTCCTTTAGCGGTTTATGTCTGTGATAATTTCAGCGATTGCACTAACACGATTATCGAGATTTGTGCCGCTAAAAATATGAGCATGGTCATGGCAAATTATGAATATGAAGGTAATGAGATTGCGCGCGATGAGCAACTAACCAAGCAGCTAGCGAAGAATAATGTTGAGTTTATCCGTTGGCATGATCAATGTATCTTACCGCCAAAAAGCATCACGACCAATGATGGCAGCATGTATCAAGTATTTACTCCGTTTTATAAAAAATGGCGGCACACCTTAGATGTCAGCACGATGCAGGCGTATGAAGCACAGACCGTGATTGCCAACGATAATTTAAATAAGAACCTTAAGCCTTTTGATTCAACCCACGCCAGTGCCAATATGACCAAGGAGATAGAAACGTTAGGTAACACAGTGGTCGAAGGCTATCAACTTCGCTTACAACAGGCTGGAATAGTTAATATTGATAACACTGATAGCGATGCGCAGCTTGCTCATGCGCGTAGTGCTTATCCTGCAGGTGAAGTAGCGGCATGCCACCGTCTTGATCAGTTCATCGCTGAAGATATCACCAGTTATGATGTGAGTCGCGATGTTCCTAGCCTCAATGCGACTAGCCAGCTTTCTGCTTATTTGACGATTGGTAGCATAAGTGCCCGTCATTGTTACTTACAAGCGACCAAAGCACTTGATAATGCGGCAAGTACCCACGCAAATAAAGACAGTAATTATAGTGAAAATGGAGACAACAAAGACATCAATCGCTGGATAAGTGAGCTTGCTTGGCGGGATTTTTACCGGCACGTCTTGGTAGCTAAGCCTGAACTTATTCGCCATTATGCTTATAACAAGGAGTTGGATAGTCGTATTAACTGGTCATATAATGACGAAGATTTTAAAGCATGGTGTAGCGGCAAAACGGGTGTGCCGCTGGTAGATGCGGCCATGCGTTGCCTAAACGCAACAGGCTTTATGCACAATCGTTTACGCATGGTCACCGCGATGTTTTTGACCAAGGATTTGCTCATTGACTGGCGCTTAGGTGAGCGTTATTTTATGCAACAACTGATAGATGGCGACTTTGCGTCTAATAATGGCGGATGGCAATGGAGCGCATCGACAGGCACCGATGCTGCGCCCTATTTCCGGATTATGAATCCCTTTAGCCAAGCTAAAAGTCATGACCCTGACGGCGAATTTATCAAGACATGGCTACCTGAGCTAAAAGACGTGCCTGCCAACATCTTGCACAGCGAAGATAAGCTACGCGCAGCCGTGACAAAAGGGGGTAAATTCAGCCATATTAATTATCCCGCCCCCATGGTCAATCATAAAATTGCAAGACAGTTAGCCATTGCAGCATTTAAAGGGGAGAATTAA
- the folC gene encoding bifunctional tetrahydrofolate synthase/dihydrofolate synthase, with protein sequence MFASLSSNTATTDTPNSQSSLTEWLDYMQQIHVSAIDMGLSRVLPVAEYLGVVQSAKDDAYVFTVAGTNGKGSTTAVISAMCQAAGYKTALYQSPHLSCFNERVRINGDMVSDETLIAAFSKVEDARLQCELTLSFFEMTTLAALLIFAEADCDVWVLEVGLGGRLDVVNIIDPDMAVITNIGIDHVDWLGDNVEAIGAEKAGILRDGITLIYGDTEMPNSVQQLIKTHHATCYQVGQNFSYHIEDTQIWQYSNAAVTLQLPRPALSLINTANALSAVLASPLNVDISAIENALQTVKLAGRFDARELADRHWLFDVAHNEQGVNFLLAQLVPLWQQHISSQPDNQPNKKTGTIKMLFSMLGDKDIEMVVQSLSDPQLPISNWFIAEIDHPRAATIEQLQNALSAHVDPAHIQVFSDLQQATHTVIDNSQPQDLIVVCGSFHTIGEALSTLEAH encoded by the coding sequence ATGTTTGCATCTTTATCTTCTAATACCGCTACGACCGATACTCCAAATAGCCAGTCTAGTCTGACTGAATGGTTGGATTATATGCAGCAAATTCACGTGTCTGCTATTGATATGGGATTATCGCGTGTATTGCCAGTGGCTGAGTATTTAGGGGTGGTGCAATCAGCGAAAGATGATGCTTATGTGTTCACCGTCGCAGGCACTAATGGTAAGGGATCGACGACCGCCGTTATTAGCGCCATGTGTCAAGCCGCAGGTTATAAAACGGCTTTGTATCAATCACCGCATCTCAGCTGTTTTAATGAGCGCGTGCGTATTAATGGCGACATGGTCAGCGACGAGACCTTGATTGCTGCTTTTAGCAAGGTTGAAGATGCACGGTTACAGTGTGAGTTAACCTTATCGTTTTTTGAGATGACGACACTGGCGGCACTGCTGATATTTGCCGAAGCGGATTGTGACGTTTGGGTATTAGAAGTGGGGCTAGGTGGACGCTTGGATGTCGTTAATATTATTGACCCTGATATGGCAGTGATTACCAATATTGGCATCGACCATGTCGATTGGCTAGGTGATAATGTTGAGGCTATTGGTGCGGAAAAAGCAGGTATTTTACGTGATGGTATTACCTTAATTTATGGTGACACTGAAATGCCCAATAGCGTACAGCAGCTGATTAAGACACATCATGCCACCTGTTATCAAGTCGGTCAGAATTTTAGTTATCACATAGAAGATACGCAGATATGGCAATATAGTAATGCCGCGGTGACGTTACAGCTGCCACGCCCAGCATTGTCGTTAATAAATACCGCTAATGCATTATCAGCGGTGCTGGCAAGTCCGCTTAACGTTGATATCTCAGCTATTGAGAACGCATTACAGACGGTGAAGTTAGCAGGGCGTTTTGATGCTCGTGAGCTTGCCGACCGTCATTGGTTGTTTGATGTCGCGCATAATGAGCAAGGCGTCAATTTCTTATTAGCCCAGCTCGTGCCACTTTGGCAGCAACACATTAGCAGTCAACCAGACAATCAACCCAACAAGAAGACAGGCACGATTAAAATGCTGTTTTCAATGTTAGGGGATAAAGACATTGAGATGGTCGTCCAAAGCTTAAGCGATCCACAGTTACCGATTAGCAATTGGTTTATCGCAGAAATTGACCATCCACGCGCAGCGACTATCGAACAATTACAAAATGCGTTATCCGCTCATGTTGACCCTGCTCATATACAGGTGTTTTCTGATTTACAACAAGCGACTCATACCGTAATTGATAACAGTCAGCCACAAGATTTAATCGTAGTTTGCGGTTCTTTTCATACGATTGGTGAGGCACTCTCCACTCTTGAGGCGCACTAA
- a CDS encoding phosphoribosylanthranilate isomerase — MHVKFCGFTQLADIQTAAQLGADAVGLVFYPPSPRAVTSLQAKNLVKSVPAFVTVVALVVNMSADELIELANNVPFDVIQFHGDESPEQCQQLAKTVNKRWIKALRINTDSDTLDTVRAQINGFAAAGASSILLDAYHQQKYGGTGARFDWNLIPKDSTLPIILAGGLDAQNVAVTRDFPIYGVDVSGGIESDKGKKDSTKMRAFMKAVKHDRWQNVTGVDVS, encoded by the coding sequence ATGCACGTTAAGTTTTGTGGTTTTACCCAGCTTGCTGATATTCAGACTGCCGCCCAATTGGGTGCGGACGCAGTGGGCTTAGTATTTTATCCGCCGAGCCCACGTGCTGTGACATCTCTGCAAGCAAAAAATTTGGTGAAATCCGTCCCTGCTTTTGTCACTGTGGTGGCACTGGTAGTCAATATGAGCGCAGACGAGCTGATAGAACTGGCAAATAACGTCCCTTTTGATGTTATCCAATTTCATGGTGATGAAAGCCCTGAACAGTGCCAGCAGCTTGCCAAAACGGTTAATAAACGCTGGATAAAAGCGCTGCGTATCAATACCGATAGCGACACGTTAGACACAGTACGTGCTCAGATTAATGGCTTTGCAGCAGCAGGTGCGAGTAGTATTTTGCTTGATGCCTATCATCAGCAAAAATATGGCGGTACGGGTGCGCGTTTTGACTGGAACCTCATTCCAAAAGATAGTACGCTGCCCATTATTTTAGCAGGCGGTTTGGACGCGCAAAACGTTGCCGTAACCCGTGATTTTCCTATCTATGGGGTTGATGTCAGCGGCGGTATCGAAAGCGATAAAGGCAAAAAAGACAGCACTAAAATGCGTGCCTTTATGAAAGCCGTTAAGCATGATCGATGGCAAAACGTGACGGGCGTTGATGTCAGCTGA
- the trpB gene encoding tryptophan synthase subunit beta, with translation MSHAENKAPEATAQTINTLTNPKNVADFNQFPDARGHFGVHGGRFVSETLMAALEELEALYTKVKADPAFWEEYHTDLVNYVGRPTPLYHAKRLSDEIGGAQIYFKREDLNHTGAHKVNNTIGQALLAKMCGKKRIIAETGAGQHGVATATIAARLGLECIVYMGADDVERQKMNVYRMRLLGATVVPVTSGSRTLKDAMNEAMRDWVTNVDTTYYIIGTVAGPHPYPLLVRDFQAIIGKEARIQHLERTGKLPDALVACVGGGSNAIGLFFDFLNDTDVKMYGVEATGDGIETGRHSAPLAAGRIGVLHGNRTYLMADDDGQIQETHSISAGLDYPGVGPEHSFLKDMKRVEYVGCTDKESLEGFHQATRKEGIIPALESAHAVAYALKLAKTMTPDQTIIVNMSGRGDKDLHSVMKAEGIEF, from the coding sequence ATGAGTCATGCCGAGAATAAAGCCCCAGAAGCAACTGCACAGACTATCAATACCTTGACCAATCCAAAAAACGTCGCCGACTTTAACCAGTTTCCTGATGCTCGCGGGCATTTTGGCGTTCATGGCGGACGCTTTGTGTCAGAAACTTTGATGGCAGCGTTAGAAGAGTTGGAAGCGTTATATACCAAAGTGAAAGCCGATCCTGCTTTTTGGGAAGAATACCATACCGATTTGGTCAATTATGTCGGTCGCCCAACGCCGCTATATCATGCCAAACGTTTGAGTGATGAGATTGGCGGTGCGCAGATTTATTTTAAACGTGAAGACCTGAATCACACGGGTGCACATAAAGTAAATAATACGATTGGTCAGGCATTATTGGCTAAAATGTGTGGCAAAAAACGCATTATTGCTGAAACGGGCGCAGGGCAACATGGCGTTGCGACAGCAACGATTGCCGCGCGTTTGGGACTAGAATGTATCGTTTATATGGGTGCTGACGACGTTGAGCGCCAAAAGATGAACGTCTATCGTATGCGCTTATTGGGTGCAACCGTTGTGCCCGTCACTTCTGGTTCACGCACGCTCAAAGACGCCATGAACGAAGCGATGCGCGATTGGGTTACTAACGTCGATACCACCTATTATATTATTGGTACGGTTGCCGGTCCGCATCCTTATCCATTGCTCGTCCGTGATTTTCAGGCGATTATTGGTAAAGAAGCGCGCATTCAGCATTTAGAAAGAACCGGTAAATTACCAGATGCGTTGGTAGCTTGTGTTGGCGGTGGCTCTAACGCTATTGGTCTGTTCTTTGACTTCTTAAACGATACTGACGTGAAAATGTATGGCGTCGAAGCCACAGGTGATGGTATCGAAACCGGTCGTCACTCTGCGCCACTTGCTGCAGGACGCATCGGTGTTTTACATGGCAATCGTACTTATTTGATGGCAGATGATGACGGTCAAATTCAAGAAACCCATTCTATCTCAGCCGGACTGGATTACCCGGGCGTAGGTCCTGAGCATAGCTTCTTAAAAGATATGAAGCGCGTCGAATATGTTGGTTGTACCGATAAAGAGTCATTAGAAGGCTTCCATCAAGCCACGCGTAAAGAAGGTATTATCCCTGCGCTAGAGTCTGCTCATGCTGTTGCTTATGCGCTTAAACTTGCTAAAACGATGACGCCTGATCAAACCATCATCGTCAATATGTCAGGTCGTGGCGATAAGGATTTGCATTCTGTTATGAAAGCGGAAGGTATTGAGTTTTAA
- a CDS encoding LysM peptidoglycan-binding domain-containing protein — translation MNFSRQALLGIGMIIGGIVMLSAMVQQLGSSDDKVLTPAIVDKSATDNMASMPLTIDIETEKRILAQKQKERALRVAEQEKRAGLFLEEQASAESQALAKARTENQQYTANSNANSKSAAETSDSPKTGPNDLTYPKLQPRPNDTVTPPATTTKKPDNETQKTQQQEVKKQADIKKQAEAKKQEDAKKQAEAKKQEDAKKKAEAKKQEDIKKKAEAKKQENTAKKKADAKAAAEQKKKNEDKAASKDDKKSPPKSAVGYTVESGDGLLKLARKYNVSVAALAQANNIAPSATLQIGQVLTVPSRKQIERLEREAAVAEKSRAEKRKKEEALAKKSADAKNDAQKKLSAARKEVKETDAKGSFGVQVALATNQASADELAKKFKSAGYQVKTSKTSRGVRVVVGPERGKIAALALKDKVNSDPDVNTTSAWVLYW, via the coding sequence ATGAATTTTTCGAGACAAGCCTTATTGGGCATCGGAATGATTATAGGTGGCATCGTTATGCTATCGGCTATGGTGCAACAGCTCGGTTCGAGTGACGATAAAGTACTAACACCCGCCATCGTGGATAAATCTGCTACTGATAATATGGCGTCCATGCCTTTGACCATAGATATTGAAACTGAAAAACGTATCTTGGCACAAAAACAAAAAGAACGCGCGTTGCGGGTAGCGGAGCAAGAAAAACGTGCTGGGTTATTTTTAGAAGAGCAAGCAAGTGCAGAATCGCAGGCGTTGGCAAAAGCGCGTACTGAGAATCAGCAATATACTGCTAATAGTAATGCCAATAGCAAGTCAGCTGCAGAAACTAGTGATAGTCCAAAAACTGGACCAAATGATCTGACCTATCCGAAATTACAGCCGCGACCTAATGATACGGTCACTCCTCCTGCAACTACCACCAAAAAACCTGATAATGAGACGCAGAAAACTCAGCAGCAAGAAGTTAAAAAGCAAGCCGATATTAAAAAACAGGCTGAAGCCAAAAAGCAAGAAGATGCTAAAAAGCAAGCTGAAGCCAAAAAACAAGAAGATGCTAAAAAGAAAGCTGAAGCTAAAAAACAAGAAGATATTAAAAAGAAAGCCGAAGCCAAAAAACAAGAAAATACTGCAAAGAAAAAAGCCGACGCAAAAGCAGCTGCTGAACAAAAAAAGAAAAATGAAGACAAAGCGGCTAGCAAAGATGACAAAAAATCTCCACCGAAATCAGCGGTTGGTTATACCGTTGAAAGCGGTGATGGCTTATTAAAATTGGCAAGAAAATATAACGTTTCTGTGGCGGCATTAGCGCAAGCGAATAATATTGCGCCGTCGGCAACTTTGCAGATCGGACAAGTATTGACCGTGCCTTCACGTAAGCAGATTGAACGTCTAGAACGTGAAGCCGCTGTTGCTGAGAAATCACGCGCTGAAAAACGTAAAAAAGAAGAGGCGTTGGCTAAAAAATCCGCTGATGCAAAAAATGATGCCCAAAAAAAACTGAGCGCCGCCCGTAAAGAAGTCAAAGAGACCGATGCCAAAGGCAGCTTCGGGGTACAAGTTGCCTTAGCAACCAATCAAGCATCAGCTGATGAGCTGGCTAAGAAATTTAAATCCGCAGGTTATCAAGTCAAAACCAGTAAAACCAGTCGCGGTGTCCGTGTCGTCGTTGGACCTGAGCGCGGTAAGATAGCAGCGTTGGCATTAAAAGATAAAGTAAATAGCGATCCTGATGTGAATACCACCAGTGCGTGGGTTCTTTATTGGTAA
- the accD gene encoding acetyl-CoA carboxylase, carboxyltransferase subunit beta — protein MANNMTDTIEKPDTQTEQATTAVGSAKPASTSWFNRAVPGVKQHLTAPLTAVETEPSTECSSCHSMITNTALIFNCYVCPHCDHHLPMSARERLQWLLSQVDGELGQEFVAKDPLRFVDSKPYPVRMKEAQTKTGETEALVVMYGKLRNLDIVACAFDFRFMGGSMGSVVGDRFVQAAEKALAEHKPLVCFAASGGARMQEGLLSLMQMARTAAAIERLRIAGIPYIVVLTNPVYGGVTASLAMLGDIHLAEPKAMIGFAGKRVIEQTVRETLEEPFQRAEFLLEHGVVDEVVHRHQLIDTIYRLLAKLCSQPNVEA, from the coding sequence ATGGCGAATAATATGACTGATACTATAGAAAAACCTGATACCCAAACCGAGCAAGCGACCACTGCTGTAGGTAGTGCCAAACCCGCGAGCACTTCATGGTTCAACCGTGCGGTACCGGGTGTTAAACAGCATTTGACCGCGCCGCTGACTGCGGTAGAGACCGAACCATCAACTGAATGCAGCAGCTGTCATTCGATGATTACCAATACGGCGTTGATTTTTAACTGTTATGTCTGCCCGCATTGTGACCATCACTTGCCAATGAGCGCGCGTGAGCGTTTGCAGTGGCTTTTAAGTCAAGTAGATGGTGAGCTTGGGCAAGAGTTCGTTGCCAAAGATCCACTAAGATTTGTGGACAGTAAGCCTTATCCTGTACGTATGAAGGAAGCGCAAACCAAAACGGGCGAAACTGAAGCATTAGTCGTCATGTACGGTAAATTGCGTAACCTTGATATCGTAGCTTGTGCCTTTGACTTCCGCTTTATGGGTGGTTCAATGGGTTCGGTGGTCGGTGACCGTTTTGTACAAGCAGCAGAAAAAGCCCTTGCTGAACATAAACCTTTGGTTTGCTTTGCGGCATCTGGTGGTGCACGTATGCAAGAGGGCTTGCTCTCGTTAATGCAAATGGCACGTACCGCAGCTGCTATTGAGCGTTTACGTATCGCGGGTATTCCTTACATCGTGGTATTGACCAATCCTGTTTACGGTGGTGTAACGGCATCTCTTGCTATGCTTGGTGATATTCACTTAGCCGAGCCAAAAGCGATGATTGGCTTTGCCGGTAAGCGCGTGATTGAGCAAACCGTCCGCGAGACATTAGAAGAACCGTTCCAACGTGCTGAGTTCTTATTAGAGCATGGTGTGGTGGATGAAGTGGTGCATCGTCATCAACTGATTGATACCATTTATCGTTTATTGGCAAAATTATGCAGCCAACCGAACGTAGAAGCTTAG
- the trpA gene encoding tryptophan synthase subunit alpha has product MTRIENTFATLKAQNKKALIPYFMAGDPNPSVTVNLLHDLVKHGADMIEIGLPFSDPMADGPTVALAAERALAAGTSTRDALKMVAEFRTKDTQTPIILMGYLNPVEIIGYDNFVALCEQSGVDGILMVDLPPSEAGSFTQHLTDHSMNEIFLLSPTTLAERRQQVLTHCGGYIYYVSLKGVTGSTTLDTDDVANHVKAIKAETDLPVCVGFGIRDGASAKAIGAHADGVIVGSALVEHFATIDAHDNAAIAIAQQKIMAKMDELREALDSLSA; this is encoded by the coding sequence ATGACCCGAATTGAAAACACATTTGCAACCTTAAAAGCACAAAATAAAAAAGCCCTCATTCCGTATTTTATGGCAGGTGACCCCAATCCGAGCGTTACCGTTAATTTGCTACACGACTTAGTGAAGCATGGCGCAGATATGATTGAGATTGGTCTACCATTTTCAGACCCAATGGCGGATGGTCCAACGGTAGCTCTTGCTGCTGAGCGTGCGTTGGCAGCTGGTACCAGTACCCGTGATGCCTTAAAAATGGTTGCAGAATTCCGCACTAAAGACACGCAAACGCCCATTATTTTGATGGGTTATCTCAATCCTGTTGAAATTATTGGTTATGATAATTTTGTCGCGCTGTGTGAGCAGTCAGGCGTTGATGGTATTTTGATGGTTGATTTACCGCCAAGCGAGGCGGGTAGCTTTACTCAGCATTTAACTGACCATTCTATGAATGAGATTTTCTTATTGTCCCCAACCACGTTGGCGGAGCGTCGTCAGCAAGTATTGACGCATTGTGGCGGTTATATTTATTACGTATCGCTAAAAGGCGTAACTGGCTCAACCACGCTAGATACCGATGATGTGGCGAACCATGTAAAAGCGATCAAAGCCGAAACTGATTTGCCAGTATGTGTTGGTTTTGGGATTCGTGATGGTGCATCGGCGAAAGCGATTGGTGCGCATGCCGATGGCGTGATTGTTGGCAGCGCGTTGGTCGAGCATTTTGCGACTATAGACGCTCATGATAATGCGGCGATTGCCATTGCTCAGCAAAAAATTATGGCAAAAATGGACGAGTTACGTGAAGCTTTAGACAGCTTAAGCGCGTAG